A region of Gracilinanus agilis isolate LMUSP501 chromosome 3, AgileGrace, whole genome shotgun sequence DNA encodes the following proteins:
- the LOC123241790 gene encoding probable E3 ubiquitin-protein ligase TRIML1, giving the protein MDPRDLLENLKTDLTCSICLGYFTDPVTVSCGHSFCTVCLLRCRGEAESTFHCPECRGIIEEDDVLPNRNLQTVSVTGKRLRPHLLQSIVDLSVCHKHGEKEKLFCEEDQRLLCGSCSLSPGHKDHRVLPLKMAADKCRDKIKHTLNNLQRKKEEFNVALDRAARREALCDKAIHSLKQSFISEYRKVHEFLWEEEELYLQRLDQQYTDILAKLELNKTKLSQQIENLERMQLEVEDNLEKGPLEMLQDVKGTLERHEELLLQEPEVISLAWATSPITGLREMLMRFQSDISLDPESAHPHLILSEDLKSVKYGDVPRDLPDNQQRFDSAPAVLGDQTFTSGKHYWEVKVGNKTAWEVGICKDPVRRKGQVSSLSKDAWTLVSLGSRYHCFLWNCKYGIHRSEPIDKVGIFLDYDKRHIAFYDAIDGSLISSFSDMVFEGPLRPYFSPCCPNGESTQGSIMLIDVGDSH; this is encoded by the coding sequence ATGGATCCAAGAGATTTGCTGGAAAACCTCAAGACAGATCTGACTTGCTCTATCTGCCTGGGCTACTTCACAGACCCAGTGACTGTCAGTTGTGGCCATAGCTTTTGCACAGTCTGCCTTCTGAGGTGCAGGGGAGAAGCAGAGTCAACATTCCACTGCCCAGAATGCAGAGGAATCATCGAAGAAGATGATGTGTTGCCTAATAGGAATTTGCAGACTGTGTCTGTCACTGGCAAAAGGCTCAGACCTCATCTGCTTCAGAGCATTGTGGACCTGTCTGTGTGTCATAAacatggggagaaagagaagctCTTCTGTGAAGAAGACCAGAGACTTCTCTGTGGTTCCTGTTCATTATCCCCAGGGCACAAGGACCACAGAGTCCTTCCCCTGAAAATGGCTGCTGACAAGTGCAGGGACAAGATCAAGCACACCCTGAATAACTTACAacgaaaaaaagaagaatttaatgtTGCCTTGGACAGAGCGGCCAGGAGAGAGGCACTCTGTGACAAGGCTATACACTCTTTGAAACAATCTTTTATTTCAGAATACAGGAAAGTACATGAATTCTTATGGGAGGAAGAAGAGCTCTATCTACAAAGACTAGACCAGCAATACACAGACATCTTGgcaaaactggagctcaacaagaCCAAACTGTCTCAACAGAttgaaaatctggaaagaatgcAATTAGAAGTAGAGGACAATTTGGAGAAGGGGCCCTTGGAAATGCTCCAAGATGTGAAAGGCACTTTGGAAAGGCATGAGGAGCTGCTACTTCAAGAACCAGAGGTTATTTCCCTTGCCTGGGCCACCAGCCCCATCACTGGCTTGAGAGAGATGCTCATGAGATTCCAGAGTGACATCAGTCTTGATCCTGAATCAGCCCATCCACATCTCATCCTGTCTGAAGATCTGAAGAGTGTCAAGTATGGAGATGTCCCACGGGACCTGCCTGACAACCAGCAAAGGTTCGATAGTGCTCCTGCTGTACTGGGGGACCAGACCTTCACTTCAGGCAAACACTATTGGGAGGTGAAAGTAGGAAATAAAACAGCTTGGGAAGTGGGAATCTGTAAAGATCCGGTCAGGAGAAAGGGACAAGTCTCCTCATTATCTAAGGATGCATGGACCCTCGTCAGTCTGGGATCTCGATATCATTGCTTCCTCTGGAATTGTAAATATGGCATCCATAGGAGCGAGCCTATAGACAAAGTAGGCATTTTCCTCGATTATGATAAAAGACATATAGCATTTTATGATGCCATAGACGGATCCTTAATTTCTAGTTTCTCAGACATGGTCTTTGAAGGGCCTCTTCGCCCTTACTTTTCTCCTTGCTGTCCTAATGGAGAAAGTACTCAAGGGTCAATTATGCTAATTGATGTGGGAGATTCTCACTGA